A single region of the Anguilla anguilla isolate fAngAng1 chromosome 17, fAngAng1.pri, whole genome shotgun sequence genome encodes:
- the LOC118217258 gene encoding vesicle-fusing ATPase-like isoform X1 yields MSSSPPSPLAHAGPQVVIFFKTMQAARCPTDELSLTNCAVVSEKDLQSGQHVTVKTTPAHKFVFTVKSHHSVVPGTIAFSLPQRKWAGLSIGQEVEVANYNFDKSKQCVGAITVEIDFLQKKSTDSSPYDSDKMASEFIQQFNNQGFSVGQQLVFSFCDKLFGLMIKDVEAMDPSILKGEPASGKKQKIEVGLLVGNSQVIFEKAESSSLTLVGKAKAREARQTIINPDWNFERMGIGGLDKEFSDIFRRAFASRVFPPDIVEQMGCKHVKGILLFGPPGCGKTLMARQIGKMLNAREPKIVNGPEILNKYVGESEANIRKLFADAEEEQKRLGANSGLHIIIFDELDAICKQRGSAAGSTGVHDTVVNQLLSKIDGVEQLNNILVIGMTNRPDLIDDALMRPGRFEVKMEIGLPDEKGRLQILIIHTAKMREFNLLSGDVDLPELATETKNYSGAELEGLVRAAQSTAMNRHIKASTTVEVDMEKAEKLQVHRADFMGSLNNDIKPAFGTNQEDYASYIMNGIIKWGDPVTRVLDDGELLVQQTKNSDRTPLVSVLLEGPPHSGKTALAAKISEDSEFPFIKICSPDKMIGFSEISKCQAIKKVFDDAYKSQLSCVVVDDIERLLDYVPIGPRFSNLVLQALLVLLKKAPPRGRKLLIIGTTSRKDVLQEMEMLDAFSTTIHIPNISSGEHLVEALELLGNFTDKERATIAQQVKGKRVWIGIKKLLMLIEMSLQMDQEYRVSKFLSLLKEEGADHSFFE; encoded by the exons ATGTCCTCTTCCCCTCCTTCCCCGCTTGCTCACGCTGGCCCCCAGGTCGTAATATTTTTCAAG ACTATGCAAGCGGCGCGATGCCCGACAGACGAGCTGTCGTTGACCAACTGTGCCGTGGTGAGCGAGAAGGACCTGCAGTCTGGACA ACATGTGACTGTCAAGACCACGCCCGCCCACAAGTTTGTCTTCACCGTCAAGAGTCACCACAGCGTGGTGCCAGGAACCATCGCGTTCAGCCTGCCGCAG AGGAAGTGGGCCGGCCTCTCCATTGGGCAGGAAGTGGAAG TGGCCAATTACAACTTTGATAAGTCCAAGCAGTGCGTGGGCGCCATTACCGTGGAGATCGACTTCCTGCAGAAGAAGAGCACGGACAGCAGCCCCTACGACTCGGACAAAATGGCCAGCGAGTTCATCCAGCAGTTTAACAACCAGGGCTTCTCCGTGGGCCAGCAG CTGGTCTTCAGTTTCTGCGACAAGCTCTTTGGCCTGATGATAAAGGACGTCGAGGCCATGGACCCAAGCATCCTGAAGGGGGAGCCAGCGTCCGGCAAGAAGCAGAAG ATTGAGGTTGGTCTGCTGGTGGGAAACAGTCAGGTGATTTTTGAGAAAGCAGAAAGCTCTTCTCTTACCCTGGTCG gaAAGGCCAAGGCCAGGGAGGCCCGGCAGACCATCATCAACCCCGACTGGAACTTTGAGCGCATGGGCATCGGCGGCCTGGACAAGGAGTTCTCCGACATCTTCCGCCGAGCCTTCGCTTCCCGCGTCTTCCCCCCGGACATCGTGGAGCAGATGG GCTGTAAGCACGTGAAGGGCATCCTGCTCTTCGGCCCTCCCGGCTGTGGTAAGACCCTCATGGCCCGTCAGATCGGAAAGATGCTCAACGCCCGCGAGCCCAAGATCGTCAACGGGCCCGAGATCCTCAACAAGTACGTGGGCGAGTCCGAGGCCAACATCCGCAAGCTCTTCGCCGACGCCGAAGAAGAGCAGAAGCGG cTGGGGGCCAACAGCGGCCTGCACATCATCATCTTCGACGAGCTGGACGCCATCTGCAAGCAGCGGGGGAGCGCGGCCGGCAGCACCGGCGTCCACGACACCGTGGTCAACCAGCTGCTCTCCAAGATCGACGGCGTGGAGCAGCTCAACAACATCCTGGTCATCG gaatgACCAACAGGCCTGACCTGATCGATGATGCTCTGATGAGGCCTGGCAGGTTCGAGGTGAAGATGGAGATCG GGCTTCCGGATGAGAAGGGCCGCTTGCAGATCTTGATCATCCACACGGCCAAGATGCGCGAGTTCAACCTGCTGTCAGGCGACGTGGACCTGCCCGAGCTGGCCACCGAGACCAAGAACTACAGCGGCGCGGAGCTGGAGGGGCTGGTCAGGGCCGCCCAGTCCACCGCCATGAACCGCCACATCAAG gcgAGCACCACGGTGGAGGTGGATATGGAGAAGGCCGAGAAGCTGCAGGTCCATCGAGCGGACTTCATGGGCTCCCTCAACAACGACATCAAGCCT GCCTTTGGAACGAACCAGGAGGACTACGCCAGCTACATCATGAACGGAATCATCAAGTGGGGCGACCCGGTGACCCGGGTGCTGGACGACGGCGAGCTTCTGGTGCAGCAGACCAAGAACAGCGACCGCACGCCGCTAGTGTCCGTACTGCTGGAAG GTCCCCCCCACAGCGGCAAGACTGCCCTGGCCGCCAAGATCTCGGAGGACTCCGAGTTCCCCTTCATCAAGATCTGTTCTCCGGACAAGATGATCGGCTTCTCAGAAATCTCCAAGTGCCAGGCCATCAAAAAG GTGTTTGACGATGCTTACAAGTCCCAGCTGAGCTGCGTGGTGGTGGATGACATCGAGCGTCTGCTGG aTTACGTCCCAATCGGGCCTCGCTTCTCCAACCTGGTGCTGCAGgccctgctggtgctgctgaagAAGGCCCCGCCTCGC GGCCGCAAGCTTCTGATCATCGGCACCACCAGCCGTAAGGATGTCCTCCAGGAGATGGAGATGCTGGACGCCTTCAGCACCACCATCCACATCCCCAACATCTCCAGCGGGGAGCACCTGGTGGAGGCCCTGGAG CTGCTGGGAAACTTCACAGACAAGGAGCGAGCCACCATCGCCCAGCAGGTGAAGGGCAAGCGTGTGTGGATCGGAATCAAGAAGCTGCTGATGCTCATCGAGATGTCCCTGCAG
- the LOC118217258 gene encoding vesicle-fusing ATPase-like isoform X2, whose protein sequence is MAARTMQAARCPTDELSLTNCAVVSEKDLQSGQHVTVKTTPAHKFVFTVKSHHSVVPGTIAFSLPQRKWAGLSIGQEVEVANYNFDKSKQCVGAITVEIDFLQKKSTDSSPYDSDKMASEFIQQFNNQGFSVGQQLVFSFCDKLFGLMIKDVEAMDPSILKGEPASGKKQKIEVGLLVGNSQVIFEKAESSSLTLVGKAKAREARQTIINPDWNFERMGIGGLDKEFSDIFRRAFASRVFPPDIVEQMGCKHVKGILLFGPPGCGKTLMARQIGKMLNAREPKIVNGPEILNKYVGESEANIRKLFADAEEEQKRLGANSGLHIIIFDELDAICKQRGSAAGSTGVHDTVVNQLLSKIDGVEQLNNILVIGMTNRPDLIDDALMRPGRFEVKMEIGLPDEKGRLQILIIHTAKMREFNLLSGDVDLPELATETKNYSGAELEGLVRAAQSTAMNRHIKASTTVEVDMEKAEKLQVHRADFMGSLNNDIKPAFGTNQEDYASYIMNGIIKWGDPVTRVLDDGELLVQQTKNSDRTPLVSVLLEGPPHSGKTALAAKISEDSEFPFIKICSPDKMIGFSEISKCQAIKKVFDDAYKSQLSCVVVDDIERLLDYVPIGPRFSNLVLQALLVLLKKAPPRGRKLLIIGTTSRKDVLQEMEMLDAFSTTIHIPNISSGEHLVEALELLGNFTDKERATIAQQVKGKRVWIGIKKLLMLIEMSLQMDQEYRVSKFLSLLKEEGADHSFFE, encoded by the exons ACTATGCAAGCGGCGCGATGCCCGACAGACGAGCTGTCGTTGACCAACTGTGCCGTGGTGAGCGAGAAGGACCTGCAGTCTGGACA ACATGTGACTGTCAAGACCACGCCCGCCCACAAGTTTGTCTTCACCGTCAAGAGTCACCACAGCGTGGTGCCAGGAACCATCGCGTTCAGCCTGCCGCAG AGGAAGTGGGCCGGCCTCTCCATTGGGCAGGAAGTGGAAG TGGCCAATTACAACTTTGATAAGTCCAAGCAGTGCGTGGGCGCCATTACCGTGGAGATCGACTTCCTGCAGAAGAAGAGCACGGACAGCAGCCCCTACGACTCGGACAAAATGGCCAGCGAGTTCATCCAGCAGTTTAACAACCAGGGCTTCTCCGTGGGCCAGCAG CTGGTCTTCAGTTTCTGCGACAAGCTCTTTGGCCTGATGATAAAGGACGTCGAGGCCATGGACCCAAGCATCCTGAAGGGGGAGCCAGCGTCCGGCAAGAAGCAGAAG ATTGAGGTTGGTCTGCTGGTGGGAAACAGTCAGGTGATTTTTGAGAAAGCAGAAAGCTCTTCTCTTACCCTGGTCG gaAAGGCCAAGGCCAGGGAGGCCCGGCAGACCATCATCAACCCCGACTGGAACTTTGAGCGCATGGGCATCGGCGGCCTGGACAAGGAGTTCTCCGACATCTTCCGCCGAGCCTTCGCTTCCCGCGTCTTCCCCCCGGACATCGTGGAGCAGATGG GCTGTAAGCACGTGAAGGGCATCCTGCTCTTCGGCCCTCCCGGCTGTGGTAAGACCCTCATGGCCCGTCAGATCGGAAAGATGCTCAACGCCCGCGAGCCCAAGATCGTCAACGGGCCCGAGATCCTCAACAAGTACGTGGGCGAGTCCGAGGCCAACATCCGCAAGCTCTTCGCCGACGCCGAAGAAGAGCAGAAGCGG cTGGGGGCCAACAGCGGCCTGCACATCATCATCTTCGACGAGCTGGACGCCATCTGCAAGCAGCGGGGGAGCGCGGCCGGCAGCACCGGCGTCCACGACACCGTGGTCAACCAGCTGCTCTCCAAGATCGACGGCGTGGAGCAGCTCAACAACATCCTGGTCATCG gaatgACCAACAGGCCTGACCTGATCGATGATGCTCTGATGAGGCCTGGCAGGTTCGAGGTGAAGATGGAGATCG GGCTTCCGGATGAGAAGGGCCGCTTGCAGATCTTGATCATCCACACGGCCAAGATGCGCGAGTTCAACCTGCTGTCAGGCGACGTGGACCTGCCCGAGCTGGCCACCGAGACCAAGAACTACAGCGGCGCGGAGCTGGAGGGGCTGGTCAGGGCCGCCCAGTCCACCGCCATGAACCGCCACATCAAG gcgAGCACCACGGTGGAGGTGGATATGGAGAAGGCCGAGAAGCTGCAGGTCCATCGAGCGGACTTCATGGGCTCCCTCAACAACGACATCAAGCCT GCCTTTGGAACGAACCAGGAGGACTACGCCAGCTACATCATGAACGGAATCATCAAGTGGGGCGACCCGGTGACCCGGGTGCTGGACGACGGCGAGCTTCTGGTGCAGCAGACCAAGAACAGCGACCGCACGCCGCTAGTGTCCGTACTGCTGGAAG GTCCCCCCCACAGCGGCAAGACTGCCCTGGCCGCCAAGATCTCGGAGGACTCCGAGTTCCCCTTCATCAAGATCTGTTCTCCGGACAAGATGATCGGCTTCTCAGAAATCTCCAAGTGCCAGGCCATCAAAAAG GTGTTTGACGATGCTTACAAGTCCCAGCTGAGCTGCGTGGTGGTGGATGACATCGAGCGTCTGCTGG aTTACGTCCCAATCGGGCCTCGCTTCTCCAACCTGGTGCTGCAGgccctgctggtgctgctgaagAAGGCCCCGCCTCGC GGCCGCAAGCTTCTGATCATCGGCACCACCAGCCGTAAGGATGTCCTCCAGGAGATGGAGATGCTGGACGCCTTCAGCACCACCATCCACATCCCCAACATCTCCAGCGGGGAGCACCTGGTGGAGGCCCTGGAG CTGCTGGGAAACTTCACAGACAAGGAGCGAGCCACCATCGCCCAGCAGGTGAAGGGCAAGCGTGTGTGGATCGGAATCAAGAAGCTGCTGATGCTCATCGAGATGTCCCTGCAG